The Actinomycetes bacterium sequence CGCCCCGACCAGCGGCACCGCGACCTTCGACGGCCGGCGCTACGACGAGCTGCCGGACCCGGTCCGTCAGGTGGGGGCCGTCCTCGAGGCGTCCGGCTTCCATCCGGGGCGGACCGCGGTGGACCACCTGCGGGTGATCTCGACGGCGGCGCGGTTGCCCGCGGACGCGCCGGGGCGGGTGCTGGCCGAGACCGGTCTCGCCGAGGACGCCCGGCGTCGGGTCGGCGAGTTCTCCCTCGGGATGCGCCAGCGGCTCGGGCTCGCCGCGGCCATGCTCGGTGACCCGGAGGTGCTCGTCCTTGACGAGCCGACCAACGGCCTCGACCCGCAGGGGGTGCGGTGGCTGCGCGGGTACGTCCGCCGGCTCGCCGACGAGGGGCGGACCGTGCTCGTCTCCAGCCACGCGTTGAACGAGGTCGAGCAGACCGCTGACGACGTCCTCGTCATCGCCCGCGGGCGGCTGGTCCGGTCGTCGAGCCTGGCCGCGATGCGGGCAGAGGCGGGGGTCGGCTCCCGGGTCCGCACCGGGGACCCCGACCTGCTGGGTGCGGCTCTCGACGCGGCCGGACAACCCTACCGCCGCACCGAGGACGAGTTCGCCGTGGAGGCCGCTCCGGAGTCGGTCGGTGAGCTCGCTGCCGCGCACGGGATCGTGCTGCACGCGTTGGCCGCGACCGGCGGGCTGGAGCAGGCGTTCTTCCGCCTCGTGGGGGAGCCGGACCCGGTCGAGGACGCGGCCCCCGAAGAGGTGCTCCGGTGACCGCCCTGCTGCGGGCAGAGCTGCTCAAGCTGCGCAGCACCCGGCTCCCGCTCGGGCTGTTCCTCGGGACCTTGGCCATGGTCGCTGTGACGGTCGCCGTCAGTGTTCCGCAGGTCGATGCACAGGACGTGCCGCTGACCCTGGACGACTCCCGCTTGCTGGCCGTGGTGGTCGGCGAGAGCCTGGGCGTCCCCCAGGTGATGGCTGTGCTGCTCGGCGTACTGGTGTCTACGCAGGAGCACCGCTACGGAACGGCCACCTCGACCTTCCTGGTCGAACCGCGCCGGATCCGGGTCCTGGTCGCGAAGTGCCTGGCGTCGATCATCGGTGGACTGACGATCGCCGTCGTCTCGCTCGCCTTCTCGCTCGTTGTCACCATCGGGCTGATCCGCTCCCGGGACGGTGACCTGACCGCGGGCCCGTTGCTCTGGCAGGTGCTCGCGGCTGGTCTGCTGGTGCTGGCGCTGTACGGCGTGATCGGCGTCGCGGTGGGCGCCCTCGTCCGCAACCAGGTCGCCGCGGTCGTCGCCGTGCTGGTGTGGATGCTGGCCGTCGAGTACCTGCTTCTTCCCGCACTCCCGTCGCTGGGGCGGTGGACGCCGCTGGGGACGACCACCGCTGTGCTCCAGATCGGACCGTCCCTCGATCTCAGCGCCAGCCTGCTGGCGCCCCCGGTCGCCGGGCTCGTCCTCGTGGGCTACACGGTCGCAGCGGCCGCCCTGGCGCTCGTCGTCGCGCCCCGGCGGGACGTCATGTGACGGCGGGACTGCTCTGGGGCCGGCGACGAGCGGGTCGGTCAGCCATGGTCAGGCACTGGCTCAGGACTCCGCCGGGGCGTAGCGCAGGTGCAGAACGCCGCTGTCCAGCGCCTCCGAGTGCACCAGCGTGAGCGGGGTGGTCGGGGTGTCCTCGAACAGCCGCTGCCCGGAGCCGACCGCGATCGGGTGCATCAGCAGCGCGAGCTCGTCGAGCAGCCCGTTGGCGAGCAGCCAGCGCACGGTGGTGGCGCTGCCCGACATGCCGATGTCGCCGTCGGTGCTCTCCTTGACCTCGCGCAGCCGGCCGGCGACGTCGTCCCCGGAGATCAGCGTGGTGTTGTGCCACGAGGGCTCCCGCAGGGTCGTCGACACGACGTACTTCGGCAGGCCGTTGATGAACTCGGAGAACGGCACGTCCGGGCCCTGCTGCGGCCAGTAGTCCGACCACTCGTCGTAGAGCTTGCGGCCCATCAGGAAGGCACTCGTCGTCTCCATGCCGGCGCCGACGATCCGGCCCATGGCGTCGTCGAAGTACGGGAAGTGCCACTGGTCGGGTCGCTCGACGACGCCGTCGAGCGAGATGAAGAAGTTCGACACGATCCGGCCCATTGCTCAGCGCCCCTTCGTCGTCCTCTGCGTTCTCAGCCTCGGCGCCCAACCTAGTCGTCGGGCGGGCGACCGATGAGTCCGGTGGCTCGCGCCGGTCGGCACCGGTATGACCACAGGACAGATCGACCCGAGGTACGGCGACGCGTCGGCGACCGCACCGCCCTGGCACGTCGTCGAGCAGCTGCTCACCGATGCCCAGCTCTACTGGATCGTGACCGTGCGGGCGGACAGACGCCCGCACGCGGTGCCGCTCGTCGGCGTCTGGCACGACGGCGCGTTCGCCTTCTGCACCGGCCCTG is a genomic window containing:
- a CDS encoding ATP-binding cassette domain-containing protein, whose translation is MHRLTKSFGSIHAVADVTATVVPGRVTAFLGPNGAGKTTTLRMLLGLVAPTSGTATFDGRRYDELPDPVRQVGAVLEASGFHPGRTAVDHLRVISTAARLPADAPGRVLAETGLAEDARRRVGEFSLGMRQRLGLAAAMLGDPEVLVLDEPTNGLDPQGVRWLRGYVRRLADEGRTVLVSSHALNEVEQTADDVLVIARGRLVRSSSLAAMRAEAGVGSRVRTGDPDLLGAALDAAGQPYRRTEDEFAVEAAPESVGELAAAHGIVLHALAATGGLEQAFFRLVGEPDPVEDAAPEEVLR
- a CDS encoding ABC transporter permease, encoding MTALLRAELLKLRSTRLPLGLFLGTLAMVAVTVAVSVPQVDAQDVPLTLDDSRLLAVVVGESLGVPQVMAVLLGVLVSTQEHRYGTATSTFLVEPRRIRVLVAKCLASIIGGLTIAVVSLAFSLVVTIGLIRSRDGDLTAGPLLWQVLAAGLLVLALYGVIGVAVGALVRNQVAAVVAVLVWMLAVEYLLLPALPSLGRWTPLGTTTAVLQIGPSLDLSASLLAPPVAGLVLVGYTVAAAALALVVAPRRDVM
- a CDS encoding dihydrofolate reductase family protein → MGRIVSNFFISLDGVVERPDQWHFPYFDDAMGRIVGAGMETTSAFLMGRKLYDEWSDYWPQQGPDVPFSEFINGLPKYVVSTTLREPSWHNTTLISGDDVAGRLREVKESTDGDIGMSGSATTVRWLLANGLLDELALLMHPIAVGSGQRLFEDTPTTPLTLVHSEALDSGVLHLRYAPAES